The following are encoded together in the Magnetospirillum gryphiswaldense MSR-1 v2 genome:
- a CDS encoding CHAP domain-containing protein, giving the protein MRKGLLALVTAVVLSTLSIPAQALQCVPYARQISGIDLQGDAWKWWSAAAGRYDRGRTPQVDAVMVFSRQGSMRYGHVSVVSKVVNSRMILVDHANWAPVRSAGRGAITKLVPVLDVSDRNDWSKVRVWYEPSSSFGSKVYRADGFVYNPSRRANPAKGGVQKIALKRENLAITAMGKDIALETALFEDSEVEVDETTESAPVAKAQPEKLESAKVTAPPVEPIAAKAEPVAVAAVKPTQAEPAPAKAEPVAVAEVKSTQAEPAPAKAEPVIAAAKQPVAVAAAPVAPISASIEVNDNLGSAIAVAKASFGPRGTASGFLFN; this is encoded by the coding sequence ATGCGGAAAGGCTTGCTGGCGCTTGTGACCGCCGTCGTGCTGTCCACCCTTTCCATTCCCGCCCAAGCCCTGCAATGCGTTCCCTATGCCCGCCAGATTTCCGGTATCGATTTGCAAGGCGACGCCTGGAAGTGGTGGAGCGCCGCTGCTGGTCGCTATGATCGTGGCCGCACCCCGCAGGTAGACGCCGTCATGGTGTTCAGCCGCCAGGGTTCCATGCGCTATGGTCATGTCTCGGTGGTCAGCAAGGTCGTCAACAGCCGCATGATCCTGGTCGATCACGCCAATTGGGCACCGGTGCGCAGCGCCGGACGCGGCGCCATTACCAAGCTGGTGCCGGTTCTCGACGTGTCGGACCGGAATGACTGGTCCAAGGTGCGCGTCTGGTACGAACCCAGCAGCAGCTTTGGCAGCAAGGTCTATCGCGCCGATGGTTTCGTCTACAACCCCAGCCGCCGGGCCAATCCGGCCAAGGGCGGGGTGCAGAAGATCGCCCTGAAGCGCGAAAACCTGGCCATCACCGCCATGGGCAAGGATATTGCGCTGGAAACCGCGCTGTTCGAGGACAGCGAAGTCGAAGTCGATGAAACCACCGAATCGGCCCCGGTTGCCAAGGCTCAGCCGGAAAAGCTGGAAAGTGCCAAGGTTACCGCCCCTCCGGTCGAACCCATTGCGGCCAAGGCTGAGCCCGTTGCCGTTGCCGCGGTTAAGCCGACCCAGGCCGAACCCGCTCCGGCCAAGGCCGAGCCCGTCGCCGTTGCCGAAGTTAAGTCGACCCAGGCCGAGCCCGCTCCGGCCAAGGCCGAGCCCGTGATCGCTGCCGCCAAGCAGCCGGTCGCTGTCGCCGCCGCTCCGGTAGCCCCAATTTCGGCCTCGATCGAGGTCAACGACAACCTTGGCAGCGCCATCGCCGTTGCCAAGGCTTCGTTTGGCCCGCGCGGCACCGCCTCCGGCTTCCTGTTCAACTAG